Part of the Pseudarthrobacter sp. L1SW genome, CGTGGAACTTGAAGTGGGCGAAGGCGAAAAGGGCCCCCAGGCGGAAAGCGTCCGGCCAGCCGAGTGAAGCGTCTGTTTGTTCCCGCCGGGATGCGTCGTCCTGTTTTCGCCGCAGCCCTCTGCTGCACACTGGCCCTCACCGCCTGTTCCGGCGTCACCGGAAATGCACGCGTGGAAACAGCGGAGGCATCCGGGGACGGCACGCTGCGGATTGGCCTCATCCTGGACAACACCGGGGACAGCAGCTTCCTGAACCCGCCCCAGGCGGCCGCCGCCAAGCTCGCCGTCAAGGAAATCAACGCGGCCGGCGGGCACAAAGGCCGGCCCGTGGAACTGCTGCCCTTCGAGGCCGGCCAGGACGCGGCAGCACAAGCCCAGGCTTTGGTCCAGGCCAAGGCGGACGTGGTGATCGGCCCCACCGACTCCAGCCACGCCAAATCGGCCGTGGACATCCTCTCCAGGGCCAGGACGCCGCTGATCTCGCCGGCCAACACCGCGGCGGGGCTCAGCACCATCCCCAGCGGCGGGTACTACTTCCGGACGGCGGCCGCCGACGTCGCACAGGGGCCGGTGCTGGTTAAGCTCGCCAAGGACGCGGGCGCCGCCACCATCTCCGTCATGTTCCAGGAAGGTGCCTACGGCAGCGATGTCTCCGCCGCCGTCGCCGATTCCGCCCAACAGGCCGGCCTGGAAGTGGTTGCCACGGCGGGCTTCAAGCCGGGTGAAGCGGGAAACGCCGCCGCGGCCGCCCGCGCAGCGGACCCTGACGCCGTCATCCTGGTGGCGCGCGACGGCGCGCAGGGTGCCCTGGCTGAACTCAACAACGCGGCCGTTGCCGGTTCCAGGATCATCCTCAGCGACGGCGCATTCGGCCGGTACGCGTCCAAGCTGGGAACCAAGGCCCTGGAGGGTGCCCGGGCCGTGGTCCCCGGTGAGCTGCCAGCCGCAGCATTCCAGGAAAGGCTCCTCGGCATCGATCCCGGCCTGAAGGACGTGTCCTTCGCAGCGGAGACATACGACGCCGCGATCCTCGCGGCCCTGGCGGCGGCCAAAGCCGAGGACGACTCCGGCCGCTCCATCGCAGCAAACCTGGTTGCCGTCTCAGGCGGGACGGCTGCCGGGACCGCTGGCGGGACTGAATCGGCGCCGGGCACGCCCTGCCCCAGCTACAAGGAATGCCTGGCAGCGAAGGCTTCCGGTACGGGCATCAACTACGACGGCGAATCCGGCCCGGTTGCCTTCGACGCCAATGGCGACATCACCTCGGCAACGTTCACTGTGTTCACCTACGGGGCAGACAACAACCCGACGCCCAGCGGCCGCGAAACGGCGGGCCGCGCCGGCTGATCGCCCTCGGCGTAGAGGTGCCTGCCGCAACGCTTTAGGCGGCCTATTCGCTTGCACTCTCACGTGGGGAGTGCTAATTATTGACTTAGCACTCTGACGTACCGACTGCTAAGCAAAGCCTGGTTCCGGCCGGCGGCGCGCGGCACCGGGCGAGGAGCGAAGAAACACCTTACTGGAGTGAGACCCGCACCCGGAGGCATACAGAGGCCGCCGGCAAAGGGTCGTCCGTCGCGGGCACTGCAGCGAAGGTTCATTCTTAACGACTGTCCCGAAAGGACTATTGCCGTTATGGCCAAGATCATTGCATTTGATGAAGAGGCACGCCGCGGCCTTGAGCGGGGCCTGAATATCCTCGCCGACGCCGTTAAGGTCACCCTCGGCCCGCGTGGACGCAACGTCGTCCTCGAAAAGAAGTGGGGCGCCCCCACGATCACCAACGATGGTGTTTCCATCGCCAAGGAGATCGAGCTGGACGATCCCTACGAGAAGATCGGCGCCGAGCTGGTCAAGGAAGTTGCCAAGAAGACCGACGACGTCGCTGGCGACGGAACCACCACCGCTACCGTGCTGGCCCAGGCCCTGGTCAAGGAAGGCCTGCGCAACGTCGCCGCCGGCGCCGACCCGCTGTCCCTCAAGCGCGGCATCGAGAAGGCCGTTGAGGCCGTCACCGCCGAACTGCTGAACTCCGCCAAGGAAATCGAAACCAAGGAAGAGATCGCCGCCACGGCGTCCATCTCCGCCGGTGACGAAGAAATCGGCGCCCTCATTGCCGAAGCCCTGGACAAGGTGGGCAAGGAAGGCGTCATCACGGTCGAGGAATCCAACACCTTCGGCCTGGAGCTGGAGCTCACCGAAGGCATGCGCTTCGACAAGGGCTACATCTCCGCCTACTTCGTGACTGACGCTGAGCGCCAGGAGACGGTCCTCGAGGATCCGTACATCCTGATCGTCAACTCCAAGATCTCCAACGTCAAGGAACTGGTTGCAGTCCTCGAAAAGGTCATGCAGTCCAACAAGCCGCTGCTGATCATTGCCGAGGACATCGAGGGCGAGGCCCTGGCCACCCTGATCGTCAACAAGATCCGCGGCACCTTCAAGTCCGTCGCCGTCAAGGCCCCGGGCTTCGGTGACCGCCGCAAGGCGCAGCTTGCCGACATCGCTGTCCTCACCGGCGGCCAGGTCATCTCCGAGGAAGTCGGACTCAAGCTGGAAAACGCCGGCCTGGAACTCCTGGGCAAGGCACGCAAGGTTGTTGTCACCAAGGACGAGACCACCATCGTCGAAGGTGCCGGCGACGCCGACCAGATCGCTGGCCGCGTGTCCCAGATCCGCGCCGAGATCGAGAACTCCGATTCGGACTACGACCGCGAGAAGCTGCAGGAACGCCTGGCCAAGCTGGCCGGCGGCGTCGCAGTCATCAAGGCCGGTGCCGCAACCGAGGTTGAGCTCAAGGAGCGCAAGCACCGCATCGAAGACGCAGTGCGCAACGCCAAGGCTGCTGTTGAAGAAGGCATCGTTGCCGGTGGCGGCGTGGCCCTCATCCAGGCCGGCGCCAAGGCATTCGCCAACCTGCAGCTGTCCGGCGACGAGGCCACCGGTGCCAACATCGTCCGTGTTGCCATCGATGCTCCGCTGAAGCAGATCGCCTTCAACGCCGGCATGGAGCCGGGCGTTGTGGTGGACAAGGTCCGCGGCCTGCCCGCAGGACACGGCCTGAACGCCGCAACCGGCGAGTACGTCGACCTGCTGGCTGCCGGCGTGAACGACCCCGTCAAGGTAACCCGCTCTGCCCTGCAGAACGCGGCTTCCATTGCCGGCCTGTTCCTTACCACCGAAGCTGTGGTTGCCGACAAGCCGGAGAAGAACCCGGCCCCCGTTGGCGGCGGCGATGACATGGGCGGCATGGGCGGCTTCTAAGCCCTCCTGCCGGACTGTGTCCCGCTGAAACGAATGCGGCCCCCTCTTTTGAGGGGGCCGCATTCGTGTTCCTTGGAAGCTGCTTACTTTTACTTCCGGGCACGGCCGTGCACCGGCTGCGCTGAAAGTCCGGATTGTCCGTCCGGTCTGGGAGGATGGACCGGTGACAATTACTGCAGCGGCCGACGGTTCGGCCTTGGGAAACCCCGGCCCGGCCGGCTGGGCCTGGTACGTGAACGATGATTGCTGGCGCGCCGGAGGGTGGCCCCACGGGACGAACAACCAGGGCGAGCTGATGGCGGTCCTGGATCTGCTGAGGGCCACGGCACACCTTCCCCAGGAGGACCTGCGGATCCTTTGCGACAGCCAGTATGTCATCAACTCGATCACCAAGTGGATGCCGGGATGGAAGCGCAAAGGCTGGCGCAAAGCCGACGGAAAGCCGGTCCTGAACGTGGATCTGCTCAAGGAACTGGACCGGGAGCTCGCCGGCCGGAAGTACACCTTCGAATGGGTCAAGGGGCATGCCGGGCATGACCTGAACGAAGCCGCGGACGAGCGGGCCCGGGCGGCAGCCACCGCCTTTCAGCAGGGGGTGGCCGCCCGCTCCGGGCCCGGTTTCCCCGGCGCGCACCATGCCGCATCGCACGCACCCCAGGCATCCCACGCGCCGGCGGCCAAAGACGCTGCGCGGGCACCCCGTGTTGCCGCCGCAGCGCCGGGCGCCTACGAGGAACCGGATTTGTTCAGCCAGCTGGACAACGGCACTTTCGGCGGGCCGGACACAGCGGTCCAGCCCGCCGCCGCCGTGCCGGAGGCCTTGGTGGAAGAACTGGAGCGTGAGCTGTTGGGCCCCTTGGTGCGCGGGGACATCGGCCGGACTGCTGTCCTGCTGCACCCCGATTTCATGGAAATTGGCAGCTCGGGCCGGGTGTGGACCCGGGACGCCATGATGATGGCGCTCGAAGACGACCCGGGGGAGCGCACGGAGATTGAGATTCTGGGCGCTGACCGTATTGGCGGTGACGCCGTCCTGCTGACGTACCGCAGCTACGCTCGCTCCGGCACCACCCTCCGAAGCTCACTGTGGGTGCTTGACGGAGGCCGCTGGCGACTGCGGTTCCACCAAGGCACTCCGGAGGCCTAGCCCCGGTTCAGCTGGCCGCTGGGTGTTTCCCCGTTCAGCTGAACCGCTGGGTGTTGCCCTGCTCCGCTTGGGCATAGGTGGCCGCGGCGGAGGCAAGCGCTGTGTTGATGGACGCCAACGAGGCTTCCACCCGTCCCTGGGTGATGGTCCATTCCGTGATGAGCGCCTGGAAATTGGTGGCGGCGGTGCCGCGCCACGACCCCTGGAGCTCGTCCAGCCCGCGTTTCATCGCCTGGACATCGGCGCTGATCCTGTCCACGGTCGCCTGGACGCTGGCGGACTTCAACTGAAGGAGTTCGGTATCGACGGAGATGATGCTCATGGCCGTGCCTTTCGCTCTAGCGGCAGCTTTTGCCTGGGGGCCCGGCTGGCCCGGGCCGCTGGGATCGAGCCTAGGGAGCAAACTCCTGGCACCGCCACGGTCCGGGGCTATATGTGGACAACTTCGCCGTCGCTGCCCTGTCCCGCCTCAGCGGTCTCGCCGCTATTCGCTGCGTCATCACGGTGCGGAAGGCTGACCACCAAGGTGGCGCCGCCGCCGTCGGTATTTTCCACCCTGACGGAACCGCCGTGGGACCCTACGATCGCAGCCACAATGGCAAGGCCGAGTCCGCTGCCACCGGTTTCCCTGGTCCGGGAGGTGTCCGCCCGGTAGAAGCGCTCGAAGACCTTGGAGGCGTCCGCCTCGGAGATGCCGGGTCCATGGTCGCGCACTTCAATGACCGAGCGCGGCTGTCCGTCCTCCCCTGCACGCACCCCCACAGCCAGTTCGATGGGGCTGCCCTCCGGCGTGTAGCGCAGGGCGTTGCCCATCAGGTTCCCCACCACCTGGCGGAGTTTGGCTTCGTCTCCCAGCACGGGGGCAGCCGTGGCAGGGCCGCCGTCGAGCCCGGTCAGCGAAATCGCCCGCGAGCGGGAGCTGGCCTGCGTGTCCACCACGGCGTCGTGGGCGAGCAGCTGAAGGTCCACGGGCTTCTGCTGCAGCGGCCGCTGCTCGTCGAGGCGGGCCAGCAGAAGGAGGTCTTCCACCATGGAACCCATGCGCTTGGCTTCGCTTTCAATCCTTCCCATGGCGGTGGCCACGTCTTCCTCGGTGGCAAGGGCGCCATGCCGGTACAGCTCGGAGAACCCACGGATGGTCACGAGCGGGGTCCGCAGTTCGTGGGACGCGTCCGCCGCGAAGCGCCGCATCCTTGCCTCCGAGGCGGTGCGGGCCGCGAAGGCCGTTTCAATATGGGCGAGCATGGCATTCAATGACCTACTGAGCCGTCCCAGTTCAGTGCCGGGGTTTTCGACGTCGACACGGCGGGAGAGGTCGCCGGCGGCAATGGCCGCCGCCGTCTTTTCCACCCTGGCCAACGGGCGGAAGGAGCGGGACACCGTCCAGCTGGCAATGAGGGAAGCCAGCAGCAGGGTCAGCAGGCCCACCCCGGTCACCACCAGGGAGGCGTGCTTGAGGACATCGTCCACGCTCTGCAGTGGCAGCCCGATCACCACCACCGCGGTGGTCTGGTTGTTCTGCACCGGCACTGCCACAACCCGCCAGTTCTGCCCGTCCGTGCCGCGCACCTGGTAGGGAACGGCACCGCGTTCCTGGGCCTGCTGCACCGTGATGGAGCTGATGTCCGGGCGGCTTTCAGGGTCGCCGCCAAACGGGTACGGTTCCTCGCCCGGCGCGAAGAGAATGAGCGAGTAGTCGGTGGGGACCATCGGATTGGGCGCCTGCAGCGGGGTGAAGGAGCGCTGCTGCCGGGCCAGGTCCACTGCCGCGGTCAACTTGTCGTCCACCTGTGCCTGCAGGTAACTGTGGAGCAGTGCCAGCGTTCCCGCTCCGGTCACCGTCAGGGCGACTATGAGCA contains:
- a CDS encoding cell wall metabolism sensor histidine kinase WalK; the protein is MLQRWKSASLRTQLVAMIMALLIVALTVTGAGTLALLHSYLQAQVDDKLTAAVDLARQQRSFTPLQAPNPMVPTDYSLILFAPGEEPYPFGGDPESRPDISSITVQQAQERGAVPYQVRGTDGQNWRVVAVPVQNNQTTAVVVIGLPLQSVDDVLKHASLVVTGVGLLTLLLASLIASWTVSRSFRPLARVEKTAAAIAAGDLSRRVDVENPGTELGRLSRSLNAMLAHIETAFAARTASEARMRRFAADASHELRTPLVTIRGFSELYRHGALATEEDVATAMGRIESEAKRMGSMVEDLLLLARLDEQRPLQQKPVDLQLLAHDAVVDTQASSRSRAISLTGLDGGPATAAPVLGDEAKLRQVVGNLMGNALRYTPEGSPIELAVGVRAGEDGQPRSVIEVRDHGPGISEADASKVFERFYRADTSRTRETGGSGLGLAIVAAIVGSHGGSVRVENTDGGGATLVVSLPHRDDAANSGETAEAGQGSDGEVVHI
- a CDS encoding ABC transporter substrate-binding protein, with product MRRPVFAAALCCTLALTACSGVTGNARVETAEASGDGTLRIGLILDNTGDSSFLNPPQAAAAKLAVKEINAAGGHKGRPVELLPFEAGQDAAAQAQALVQAKADVVIGPTDSSHAKSAVDILSRARTPLISPANTAAGLSTIPSGGYYFRTAAADVAQGPVLVKLAKDAGAATISVMFQEGAYGSDVSAAVADSAQQAGLEVVATAGFKPGEAGNAAAAARAADPDAVILVARDGAQGALAELNNAAVAGSRIILSDGAFGRYASKLGTKALEGARAVVPGELPAAAFQERLLGIDPGLKDVSFAAETYDAAILAALAAAKAEDDSGRSIAANLVAVSGGTAAGTAGGTESAPGTPCPSYKECLAAKASGTGINYDGESGPVAFDANGDITSATFTVFTYGADNNPTPSGRETAGRAG
- a CDS encoding ribonuclease HI family protein; protein product: MTITAAADGSALGNPGPAGWAWYVNDDCWRAGGWPHGTNNQGELMAVLDLLRATAHLPQEDLRILCDSQYVINSITKWMPGWKRKGWRKADGKPVLNVDLLKELDRELAGRKYTFEWVKGHAGHDLNEAADERARAAATAFQQGVAARSGPGFPGAHHAASHAPQASHAPAAKDAARAPRVAAAAPGAYEEPDLFSQLDNGTFGGPDTAVQPAAAVPEALVEELERELLGPLVRGDIGRTAVLLHPDFMEIGSSGRVWTRDAMMMALEDDPGERTEIEILGADRIGGDAVLLTYRSYARSGTTLRSSLWVLDGGRWRLRFHQGTPEA
- a CDS encoding WXG100 family type VII secretion target, which gives rise to MSIISVDTELLQLKSASVQATVDRISADVQAMKRGLDELQGSWRGTAATNFQALITEWTITQGRVEASLASINTALASAAATYAQAEQGNTQRFS
- the groL gene encoding chaperonin GroEL (60 kDa chaperone family; promotes refolding of misfolded polypeptides especially under stressful conditions; forms two stacked rings of heptamers to form a barrel-shaped 14mer; ends can be capped by GroES; misfolded proteins enter the barrel where they are refolded when GroES binds), which produces MAKIIAFDEEARRGLERGLNILADAVKVTLGPRGRNVVLEKKWGAPTITNDGVSIAKEIELDDPYEKIGAELVKEVAKKTDDVAGDGTTTATVLAQALVKEGLRNVAAGADPLSLKRGIEKAVEAVTAELLNSAKEIETKEEIAATASISAGDEEIGALIAEALDKVGKEGVITVEESNTFGLELELTEGMRFDKGYISAYFVTDAERQETVLEDPYILIVNSKISNVKELVAVLEKVMQSNKPLLIIAEDIEGEALATLIVNKIRGTFKSVAVKAPGFGDRRKAQLADIAVLTGGQVISEEVGLKLENAGLELLGKARKVVVTKDETTIVEGAGDADQIAGRVSQIRAEIENSDSDYDREKLQERLAKLAGGVAVIKAGAATEVELKERKHRIEDAVRNAKAAVEEGIVAGGGVALIQAGAKAFANLQLSGDEATGANIVRVAIDAPLKQIAFNAGMEPGVVVDKVRGLPAGHGLNAATGEYVDLLAAGVNDPVKVTRSALQNAASIAGLFLTTEAVVADKPEKNPAPVGGGDDMGGMGGF